From the Salarias fasciatus chromosome 5, fSalaFa1.1, whole genome shotgun sequence genome, the window TACAGAaaacaaattacaaaaacaaaacaatacattaaactaaattattcaaatgtttctgtgggacaatatgagacaagacaccaatcaaattcgtaactgtagatagcatttctacattcaATGACATGCATTTATCGCCATAGATGTatcaaataaatacatctgTGAATATGTGATGAGTCTATTAAACGGCATATTCATTGTACATATATTATTTTAATGGCTAAATTGGGTAATAGAGCAAAACGCGGAACCTTTGTTTTAAACTGCTCCCGTGTCAGCACGGATTTATTTACGTGCGGCACCGGAGGAACAGCTGTTACCGGCGGCTAGCAGGCAGCTAGCAGCGAACTGCGGCGGACTCTGCGATTATCGTCTTACCAACCTGTTAAAACACGTTTATCTACATTTAAATCCAACTCCGTTATCGGGGGTAAGTTCGATATCATAGTGATTTTAAAGCTTAATCTCTCTTTCATGGCTGCTTCGATAAAATATGGAAACGACTGTTAGCATTGAGCTACCGTTTGATTGATAACATCTTTATAACACAATCACGCTGCTAATCCgctctctttgttgttgtttcgaGTCCTTCAGGGGAGTTTTGCCTCCATTTGCTGTAGTTTTTGAGTGATTCTGGGACTCTTCGGtcattttcagtgttatttttattaatctctatttctgtctgttttgacattctgctgcttttgtgTTCTGTGATCATGTAGCCACTTCCCCATGCTTTACTTGTCTTGCTTGTGTTTTTTGCCCTATTTTAAATCGTTTTGGGATTGTTTTGAGTTattattcagcttttcttttgctttctattctattctattctattctattgtcTGCCCTGCtgtgttattgtattttttattattattattattgattgatttttttttgtggttcaATGTGTTCACCTTCTGTCATTGTTGAGAATTCATACataaatgatgataataataataataaaaataataataataataataataatgcattggttttatatagagCTTTTCTAGACACTCAGAGACACTTTACAtcgcattattcattcactccatactgggtggtggtaagctactgtagtagccacagctgccctgaggcagactgacggaagcgatgctgccaatctgcgccatcggcccctccaaccaccaccaaccattcactctcacaactttcatacttaggcaaggggATATTGAGGGGATATTGAGCCACTCTTGGGTATATTTGCCTCCTTCGTGCTGAACTCGTCTGTTGTGACCCTCTCAGCTCGTCTGGGTGTCGACCTGCGATGGAGCCCGCCTGCCGGAAGGACAAAGCCAAGCTGAACTCCACTCCCACCAGAGGAGACCGAGCCCGGCAGAAATCTGCACAGCACGAACTCAAACAGCGGCAGAGGGCCGAGGTGGGGgacctccctctctcacacacacacacacacacacacacacacacacacacacacacacacacacacacacacacacacacggtggatCTGTGAACTTGTGGTTCAGTGAGTAATGAGTCGTTTTGTCGTCTTTCAGATCTACGCTCTGAACAAGGTGATGacggagctggagcagcagcaatTCGAGGCCTTCTGCAAGCAGATGCAGTCACAAGGagaatgacaaacacacacacacactgatctgttTGGACTTTGGTTTGACTCTGAACCAACATTTCAGAAAGTCTAAACTAATTCTAAAATACCACTTCATCTTTCTGTGAGGGTTTCCTCACTGTTCAGACTTGaagtgttttatattttcactaCACAGTTCTTCAAGCTCAACTCACCCCAACTGGAAAAGCACTTTTATAGAACCACTTTGAGCGTTTACTACGGAGCGCTGATATAATCTCAGCCTCGTAGTGTCTCCTCAGAGCAGACAGGTGAACCTCAGAGTGTGTTCTGGCGTTCTTCGCCGCTCTCATGTGAGCCACTACGACTGCTGTCAGCGTCGGTCTTTTTATATGACGTTTAATCAGCTCTGTTACAATCCTCACAAACTGAACGTGTATTTGTTTATCTGCTGCTCATCAGGATGCCGTCCACTTTGAAACAAGCTGTCAACTTTAggacaataaaaatgttttttaaagaaaaacgtcttatttcatcttttcaggttttttttgtattgacaCGCCATACATGATATTAGGAAATACTGATTTTAATTTTGGTTCCTCTCCAAATATTTGTATTGTTCATCAAGgctttttttgttaaaatatttattaGGGTTTGTATTTATACTGATAGTGAAATATGGCTTCAATATCAAAGTGCTGAAAAGTACTTTGAAAGGGCgcggtgttaaaaaaaattttagAGTAATCAGAGGAGGACATATTGTTTTGATTTGTGAACCTCCATGAAAACTCTTTATTTAtctggtgtgtgtatgtgtgtgacacACTGCCTTACATGATCCATGATCCTTTGTTCAGCCAACAGAAG encodes:
- the svbp gene encoding small vasohibin-binding protein codes for the protein MEPACRKDKAKLNSTPTRGDRARQKSAQHELKQRQRAEIYALNKVMTELEQQQFEAFCKQMQSQGE